The Haloplasma contractile SSD-17B genome has a segment encoding these proteins:
- a CDS encoding 3-oxoacid CoA-transferase subunit B produces MDKNRVKEIIAKRVAKELNDGDIVNLGIGLPTLVANYVPDDIDVYFQSENGMINLGPKPKEGKEDFDLTNAGGSPVTIKKGGAFFDSSMSFAIIRGGHVDLTVLGSLQVDEKGNIANWIIPGKMVPGMGGAMDLLVGAKKVIVAMSHTNKGKPKILKECTLPLTAKGEVDLIFTEMGVMNVTDKGLMLIEYNKDFTIEEIKHATEADLIISDQLKEMIV; encoded by the coding sequence ATGGATAAGAATAGAGTAAAAGAAATCATAGCAAAACGCGTTGCCAAAGAATTAAATGATGGAGACATTGTTAACTTAGGTATAGGCCTTCCTACATTGGTTGCTAATTACGTTCCTGACGATATCGACGTGTACTTTCAATCGGAAAATGGAATGATCAATCTAGGACCTAAGCCTAAGGAAGGTAAGGAAGACTTCGATTTAACAAATGCTGGTGGAAGCCCTGTAACGATTAAAAAGGGAGGCGCATTCTTTGATAGTTCAATGTCTTTTGCCATTATTCGAGGGGGGCATGTTGACCTTACAGTACTAGGTTCTTTACAAGTAGATGAAAAAGGGAACATTGCAAACTGGATTATACCAGGTAAAATGGTTCCTGGTATGGGAGGCGCAATGGATTTATTAGTGGGGGCTAAGAAAGTCATTGTAGCAATGTCTCATACCAATAAAGGAAAACCTAAGATTTTAAAAGAGTGTACGTTACCATTAACGGCAAAAGGAGAAGTCGATTTAATTTTTACAGAGATGGGTGTCATGAACGTAACAGACAAAGGCTTAATGCTTATTGAATATAATAAAGACTTTACAATTGAGGAGATTAAACACGCTACTGAAGCTGATCTCATTATTTCGGATCAGTTAAAAGAAATGATTGTCTAA
- a CDS encoding CoA transferase subunit A: MKKLIDKTEFKRQLKDGLSIMVGGFMAVGTSEPLIELIVESGVKNLTIICNDAGYPDRGVGKLISNNQVKTLYASHIGLNPISGELMSEGKLEVHLIPQGTLVERIRAGGSGLGGVLTRTGLGTLVEENKQKISIEGLEYIVEKPLKADLAIIRGSEVDHYGNILYHATTRNFNPMMAMAAGTVVVGAEKLVDEINPNHVMTPHVFVDYIVKE; encoded by the coding sequence ATGAAAAAGTTAATTGACAAAACTGAATTTAAGCGTCAATTAAAGGATGGACTATCCATTATGGTTGGTGGTTTTATGGCTGTAGGGACGTCGGAACCATTAATAGAACTTATTGTAGAGTCTGGTGTAAAAAATCTAACAATCATTTGTAATGATGCAGGTTACCCAGATCGCGGGGTTGGTAAGCTAATTTCAAATAACCAAGTTAAGACATTGTACGCATCACATATAGGCCTTAATCCTATCTCAGGGGAATTAATGTCAGAAGGTAAACTTGAGGTTCACTTGATTCCTCAAGGGACGCTAGTCGAACGAATTCGAGCAGGTGGTTCAGGACTTGGTGGCGTATTAACTCGAACAGGTTTAGGGACGTTAGTTGAAGAAAACAAACAAAAAATCTCAATAGAAGGTCTAGAATACATTGTAGAGAAACCATTAAAGGCAGACCTTGCAATTATTAGAGGGTCAGAAGTCGATCATTATGGGAACATTCTATACCATGCAACAACTCGAAACTTTAATCCAATGATGGCAATGGCAGCAGGTACAGTTGTAGTAGGTGCAGAGAAATTAGTTGATGAAATCAATCCAAATCATGTTATGACGCCACATGTGTTTGTTGATTATATTGTAAAGGAGTAA
- a CDS encoding transporter substrate-binding domain-containing protein: MLNKKGFKLLGVLSIILFSLVATACSTGEQYENKLEEIKANGKIVLGTSADYPPYEFHAIIDGKDTIVGFDIEIAKEIAKDLGVDLVIKDMKFDGLLAALDSGNVDFVLAGMTPTKEREENVVFSNIYYTAVQAIVVRTEDVKTVTSLDDLNGKTIGVQKGSIQHGLATEQFTSSKIKALGKLSDLMLELKNDKIDALIVELPVANSYVSKNQDLAVTKLTIGSADGGSAVAIQKGNQELVDSINETLVRLISENTIETFVAEANEISNK, from the coding sequence ATGTTAAACAAAAAAGGATTCAAATTATTAGGAGTATTAAGCATTATACTATTTAGTTTAGTTGCAACAGCCTGTAGTACGGGTGAGCAATATGAGAATAAATTAGAAGAAATTAAGGCAAATGGTAAGATTGTTTTAGGTACAAGTGCTGATTATCCACCTTATGAATTTCATGCAATAATAGATGGTAAGGATACGATTGTTGGATTTGATATCGAGATTGCTAAAGAAATTGCAAAAGATCTTGGTGTAGATTTAGTAATCAAAGATATGAAGTTTGATGGGCTACTAGCAGCACTAGATTCAGGAAATGTTGATTTTGTTCTTGCAGGAATGACACCTACAAAAGAACGTGAAGAGAATGTTGTCTTTTCTAATATTTATTACACAGCAGTACAAGCAATTGTCGTAAGAACAGAAGATGTTAAAACTGTAACTTCTCTAGATGATCTTAATGGTAAAACAATTGGTGTTCAAAAAGGCTCAATCCAACATGGACTTGCTACAGAACAATTTACTTCCTCAAAGATTAAAGCATTAGGGAAACTATCTGATTTAATGCTAGAGTTAAAGAATGATAAAATTGATGCACTTATTGTAGAATTACCAGTAGCTAATTCATACGTTTCAAAAAACCAGGACTTAGCCGTTACGAAACTAACAATAGGAAGCGCAGATGGTGGGTCGGCAGTTGCCATTCAAAAAGGAAATCAGGAACTAGTTGATTCTATCAATGAGACATTGGTACGCTTGATTAGTGAAAATACCATTGAAACATTTGTTGCTGAAGCTAACGAAATAAGTAACAAATAA
- a CDS encoding amino acid ABC transporter ATP-binding protein gives MIKTTNLHKQFGKQEVLRGISEEFNKGEVVVIIGPSGSGKSTFLRCLNLMEQPTGGDVLFNEQSLLDNKVEINQIRQEMGMVFQQFNLFPHMTVQDNITFAPKKLKGLSDKESEFLARKLLKRIGLESHINHYPNQLSGGQKQRIAIARSLAMSPKVMLFDEPTSALDPEMVGEVLDVMKELAKEGMTMIVVTHEMGFAKEVADRVLLMDQGQIIEQGTPDVMFTSPQNERTKAFLSKVL, from the coding sequence ATGATCAAAACAACTAATTTACATAAACAATTCGGTAAACAAGAAGTATTACGAGGTATAAGTGAGGAATTTAATAAAGGCGAGGTAGTAGTCATCATTGGTCCTAGTGGCTCTGGAAAAAGCACATTCCTGCGATGTCTAAATTTAATGGAACAACCAACTGGGGGCGATGTTCTATTTAACGAACAATCATTACTTGATAACAAGGTAGAGATTAATCAAATTAGACAAGAAATGGGAATGGTATTTCAACAATTTAATTTATTTCCTCACATGACTGTACAAGATAATATAACCTTTGCTCCTAAAAAATTAAAGGGGTTATCTGATAAGGAAAGTGAATTTTTAGCTAGAAAATTATTAAAACGAATTGGACTTGAAAGCCATATCAATCACTATCCTAATCAATTATCAGGAGGTCAAAAACAGCGTATTGCAATTGCGAGATCCTTAGCAATGAGTCCAAAGGTAATGCTATTCGATGAACCAACATCAGCACTTGACCCTGAAATGGTAGGAGAGGTGTTAGATGTAATGAAAGAACTAGCAAAAGAAGGAATGACCATGATAGTCGTTACACACGAGATGGGATTTGCTAAAGAAGTAGCAGACCGTGTCCTCTTAATGGATCAAGGTCAAATCATTGAACAAGGAACACCAGACGTCATGTTCACATCACCACAAAATGAACGTACTAAAGCATTTTTGAGTAAGGTTCTATAA
- the hutI gene encoding imidazolonepropionase, whose amino-acid sequence MTCDLVVFNISQLVTVSGNEGLRCGQEMREVEIIENGYIVVHNGTFLEVGCGDVPKHYINDHTKMIDASGLTVTPGLIDSHTHLVHGGSREHEFEKKLSGIPYLDLLKQGGGILSTVKATREATFTELYKKATKSLNTMLLYGVTTIEAKSGYGLNLENELKQLEVAKKLNDDHPIDITSTFLGAHAVPEEYKNRKEDYIKEVLEMLPIIKERKLADYCDVFCEEGVFTIEESRHILNAAKNQGFKLKIHADEIVAQGGATLASELECVSADHLMASTDQDIENLVRNKVVANLLPQTSFNLNKTYANGRHMVDMGCGISLSTDYNPGSSPSENMQLVMQLASIKMRLHPKEVITAVTKNAACSINQEAQKGSIEKGKEADFVIFDAPNLDYLLYHFGINHVKDVFKNGKQVVKDQAICY is encoded by the coding sequence ATGACATGTGATTTAGTTGTTTTCAACATTTCACAGCTTGTTACTGTTTCAGGTAATGAAGGTCTTCGCTGTGGCCAGGAAATGCGGGAAGTTGAGATCATTGAAAATGGATATATAGTGGTTCATAATGGTACATTTCTTGAAGTCGGTTGTGGCGACGTTCCGAAGCATTATATTAACGACCATACAAAGATGATTGATGCTAGTGGACTAACCGTTACTCCAGGGTTAATTGATTCGCATACACACCTAGTTCATGGGGGGTCTCGTGAACATGAGTTTGAAAAGAAGTTAAGCGGAATACCCTATTTAGATTTATTGAAACAGGGCGGCGGAATCCTCAGTACGGTAAAAGCAACAAGGGAAGCAACGTTTACCGAACTCTATAAGAAGGCAACGAAAAGCCTAAATACAATGCTTCTTTATGGTGTCACAACAATCGAGGCAAAGAGTGGATATGGTTTAAATCTCGAAAATGAGCTAAAACAATTAGAAGTTGCAAAGAAATTAAATGATGATCACCCAATTGATATTACGAGCACATTCTTAGGAGCACATGCGGTACCAGAAGAATATAAAAATAGAAAAGAAGACTATATCAAAGAAGTTTTAGAGATGCTACCAATTATAAAGGAAAGAAAACTAGCAGACTATTGTGATGTATTCTGTGAAGAGGGCGTATTTACAATTGAGGAGAGTAGACATATTTTAAATGCAGCAAAGAATCAAGGATTTAAGTTAAAAATTCATGCAGATGAGATTGTTGCACAAGGTGGCGCTACACTTGCAAGTGAATTAGAATGTGTATCAGCCGATCATTTAATGGCATCTACTGATCAAGATATTGAGAACCTTGTAAGGAATAAAGTCGTAGCCAATCTTTTGCCCCAAACGTCGTTTAATTTAAATAAAACTTATGCAAATGGTAGACATATGGTTGATATGGGGTGCGGTATTAGTCTATCAACAGATTATAATCCAGGAAGCAGTCCTAGTGAAAACATGCAACTCGTTATGCAACTAGCTTCAATAAAGATGCGCCTACATCCTAAGGAAGTAATAACAGCAGTTACCAAGAATGCTGCATGTAGTATTAATCAAGAAGCACAAAAGGGATCGATTGAAAAAGGAAAAGAGGCTGACTTTGTTATATTTGATGCGCCTAACTTAGATTATTTGCTTTACCATTTTGGTATTAACCATGTTAAAGATGTCTTTAAGAATGGGAAACAAGTGGTTAAAGATCAAGCCATCTGTTATTAA
- a CDS encoding urocanate hydratase: MISNQDIRNAMQIKLDSVFETLPDYPEFKKECRRAPKREFTLSQEETELALKNALRYIPEQWHDLVAPEFLEELLTKGRIYGYRFRPEGCIKGKPIGEYKGKTVEAKAIQVMIDNNLDFDIALYPYELVTYGETGRVMQNWMQYHLIKIYLEVMTNEQTLVIQSGHPLGLFKSSKEAPRVIVTNGLMIGLFDDLENWNRAAALGVASYGQMTAGGWMYIGPQGIVHGTYSTILNAGRVKLGIPEKQNLAGHLYVTSGLGGMSGAQGRACEIAGGVAIIAEVDESRIDTRYSQGWVSYVAKTPEDAFVKAKEYLDKKEPISIAYQGNIVEILEYANIHYIKIDLLSDQTSCHNAYDGGYCPVTLTFEERTKLLNHNKSEFIKHVNEGLKRHYYAIKGLKEKGAYFFDYGNSFMKAVYDAGITEICKNGANPLDGFIWPSYVEDIMGPVLFDYGYGPFRWVCLSGKDSDLDRTDQAAMECIDPNRRFQDRDNYNWIRDAKKNKLVVGTKARILYQDALGRLKIALRFNELVRNGEVGPIMLGRDHHDTGGTDSPFRETANIKDGSNIMAEMATHIFAGNVSRGMSLVALHNGGGVGIGKAINGGFGMVLDGSERVDRILKRAMPFDVMGGVARRAWARNEPAVETSIEYNGLSDENHITLPYITDEDYIKSLVGEHYKKGGK, encoded by the coding sequence TTGATTTCGAATCAAGACATTAGGAACGCAATGCAGATTAAGCTAGATTCGGTATTTGAAACATTACCAGACTATCCTGAATTTAAAAAAGAATGTCGGAGAGCACCGAAGCGAGAATTTACCTTATCTCAGGAAGAAACTGAATTAGCACTCAAGAATGCATTACGCTATATTCCTGAACAGTGGCACGATCTAGTAGCTCCAGAGTTTTTAGAGGAATTACTGACGAAAGGACGAATTTATGGGTATCGATTTAGGCCAGAAGGGTGTATAAAAGGAAAACCAATAGGTGAGTATAAGGGAAAAACGGTAGAAGCAAAGGCGATTCAAGTCATGATTGATAATAACCTCGATTTTGATATCGCCCTCTATCCGTATGAACTAGTTACATATGGTGAAACAGGGCGCGTAATGCAAAATTGGATGCAATATCACCTGATTAAGATATACCTTGAAGTTATGACAAATGAACAGACACTGGTTATACAATCTGGACATCCGCTTGGTCTATTTAAATCATCTAAGGAAGCACCGAGGGTCATTGTAACAAATGGACTGATGATTGGTCTATTTGATGATCTCGAGAATTGGAATCGTGCTGCTGCACTCGGTGTAGCATCTTATGGTCAGATGACTGCAGGTGGATGGATGTATATCGGACCACAAGGAATTGTACATGGTACCTACTCTACCATTCTGAATGCAGGACGCGTAAAGTTAGGCATTCCTGAGAAACAAAACTTAGCTGGTCATTTATATGTGACTAGTGGCTTAGGAGGTATGAGTGGTGCTCAAGGTAGAGCATGTGAAATAGCAGGAGGTGTCGCGATCATAGCTGAAGTGGATGAATCGCGAATTGATACACGTTATTCGCAAGGCTGGGTGAGCTATGTTGCTAAAACACCTGAGGATGCATTTGTAAAGGCAAAAGAATATCTCGATAAGAAGGAGCCAATATCGATCGCATACCAAGGTAACATAGTTGAAATACTTGAATATGCGAATATACACTATATTAAAATTGATTTACTCAGTGATCAAACGTCTTGTCATAATGCCTATGACGGAGGCTACTGCCCTGTTACTTTAACGTTTGAAGAACGAACGAAGCTTCTAAATCATAATAAATCAGAATTTATAAAGCATGTAAATGAAGGATTAAAGAGACATTACTACGCAATTAAAGGACTTAAAGAAAAAGGTGCCTATTTCTTTGATTACGGAAACAGTTTTATGAAAGCAGTCTATGATGCAGGTATTACTGAAATTTGTAAAAATGGTGCTAACCCATTAGATGGATTTATTTGGCCGAGTTATGTAGAGGATATTATGGGGCCTGTTTTGTTTGACTATGGTTATGGACCGTTTAGATGGGTATGTCTAAGTGGTAAAGATAGCGATTTAGATCGAACGGATCAAGCGGCAATGGAGTGTATTGATCCGAATCGACGCTTCCAAGACAGGGACAATTACAACTGGATTCGCGATGCTAAAAAAAATAAATTAGTTGTGGGGACTAAGGCTAGAATCTTGTATCAAGATGCTCTAGGTCGTTTGAAAATTGCACTTAGATTTAATGAACTCGTACGAAATGGTGAAGTTGGACCAATTATGTTAGGTAGAGATCATCATGATACAGGTGGTACAGATTCTCCATTTAGAGAAACGGCAAACATAAAAGATGGGTCAAATATTATGGCTGAAATGGCAACGCATATTTTTGCGGGTAATGTTTCTAGAGGAATGAGCCTTGTTGCCCTACATAACGGTGGCGGAGTTGGAATCGGTAAGGCCATCAATGGTGGATTTGGTATGGTATTAGATGGTAGTGAACGAGTAGACAGAATTTTAAAACGAGCAATGCCTTTTGATGTAATGGGGGGCGTTGCAAGAAGAGCATGGGCACGGAATGAACCTGCTGTAGAAACTTCGATCGAATATAATGGTTTAAGTGATGAAAATCATATTACTTTACCGTATATAACGGATGAAGACTATATCAAAAGTCTTGTTGGTGAGCACTATAAAAAGGGAGGAAAATAA
- a CDS encoding cyclodeaminase/cyclohydrolase family protein encodes MRLIDYNVQEFIDEVDSDSPAPGGGSVSALASSLGVSLSRMVSHLTVGKKKYMELDEDVRKKYEQKFNYLQTIKNELIPLIDKDTKAFNRIMKSFKLPKSTDEEKKKRSEAIEDATIEAIKVPHEIARLSIKALETTEDLIKHGNKNAISDIGVGALLLYAGLEGAILNVKINLGSLKDEDYIKRYQDYCEDVLKDARKIKDRILLRVHNEIS; translated from the coding sequence ATGAGATTAATAGATTATAATGTACAAGAATTTATCGATGAAGTTGATTCAGATAGTCCTGCTCCAGGTGGAGGAAGTGTCTCTGCACTCGCTTCTTCATTAGGTGTTTCATTAAGTCGCATGGTGTCACATCTAACTGTAGGTAAAAAGAAGTATATGGAGTTAGATGAAGATGTTCGGAAGAAGTATGAACAAAAGTTTAACTATTTACAGACCATTAAAAATGAATTAATCCCTTTAATTGACAAGGATACAAAAGCATTTAATCGCATAATGAAGTCATTTAAGTTGCCTAAGAGTACGGATGAGGAAAAGAAAAAAAGAAGTGAAGCGATTGAAGATGCAACCATTGAGGCTATAAAAGTTCCTCATGAGATTGCTCGGTTATCGATTAAAGCATTAGAAACAACAGAAGACTTAATTAAACATGGAAATAAGAACGCAATAAGTGATATCGGTGTAGGGGCTCTACTGTTATATGCAGGTCTTGAAGGAGCCATCTTAAATGTAAAGATTAACTTAGGTAGTCTTAAGGATGAAGACTATATCAAACGGTATCAGGATTATTGCGAAGATGTACTCAAGGATGCTCGAAAAATTAAAGATCGAATTCTTTTACGTGTTCACAATGAAATTAGTTAA
- a CDS encoding amino acid ABC transporter permease, which translates to MDFSFLNEYYPFFIDGAKYTLLLAIFTVLFGVLLGTVIALMRISNSKFLSLISTSYVEFIRGTPILVQLYIIYYGLPKIGLDFGNLPVIGDTYGDFIAGIITLSINSAAYVSEIIRAGIKAVDRGQMEAARSLGLSSRTSMRFIIFPQAIKNILPALGNEFIIIIKESSIVSIIGIQELMYKADTVRGNTFQPFEPLIVAAILYFIMTFTLSKFLGVAERRLSLHDQNN; encoded by the coding sequence ATGGATTTTTCATTTCTAAACGAATATTACCCATTCTTTATAGATGGAGCTAAATATACATTGTTGCTTGCGATATTCACTGTTCTGTTTGGTGTTTTGCTTGGAACAGTGATCGCATTGATGCGAATTTCTAATTCTAAATTTTTATCCCTTATCTCAACATCTTATGTAGAATTTATTAGAGGGACCCCTATCCTAGTTCAGCTTTATATAATATACTATGGGCTCCCTAAAATAGGTCTAGACTTTGGTAATCTACCAGTAATCGGGGACACATATGGAGATTTTATAGCCGGTATTATTACCTTATCAATTAATAGTGCTGCTTATGTATCAGAAATCATAAGAGCGGGTATCAAAGCCGTCGACCGTGGACAAATGGAAGCAGCTAGATCACTAGGGCTAAGTAGTCGCACCTCGATGCGATTCATCATTTTCCCTCAGGCAATCAAAAATATTCTACCTGCACTAGGCAATGAATTTATCATTATCATCAAAGAATCTTCCATTGTATCCATAATTGGAATTCAGGAATTGATGTATAAAGCAGATACTGTTCGCGGAAACACTTTCCAACCGTTTGAACCATTAATCGTAGCTGCAATTTTATACTTTATCATGACATTTACATTATCTAAGTTCCTTGGTGTTGCTGAAAGGAGATTGAGTCTTCATGATCAAAACAACTAA
- the hutH gene encoding histidine ammonia-lyase, producing the protein MTVYLDGNHLNLDDFMSVVRNDETVKLTDEAITRVKASRQTINDIVEKGKTVYGINTGFGKLSDVVINKNELSKLQENLLKSHACGVGEPFTEEITRGIMLLRINALAKGYSGVRLITLNQLLLYLNSGILPIIPEKGSLGASGDLAPLSHMALPLIGLGEVYYNGTRMNTNEALKIVNIEPLNGLHAKEGLSLINGTQVMTAVGAVTTYDAIQLSKTLDIAGSLTLEALYGIIDAMDPRVHEIRGHKGQVLTAKNIRTLTKGSEYITRQGEKRVQDAYSLRCMPQVHGASKDSLEYVKSKIEIEMNAATDNPLVFNQNAVISGGNFHGQPVALCFDFLKIALSEMANISERRIERLVNPQLNEGLPAFLVSKSGVNSGFMIMQYSAASLVSENKVLAHPASVDSIPSSANQEDHVSMGTIAARGARDILNHARTVIAIELLAGAQAIDLHKASNILGKGTLEAYKKIRTVVSFVEEDQIMYPFIEQVETIIKNEQLLNDVENVVGHLDMF; encoded by the coding sequence ATGACTGTATATTTAGATGGTAATCATTTAAACTTAGATGATTTTATGAGTGTGGTACGGAATGATGAAACGGTTAAGTTAACTGATGAAGCAATTACTAGAGTAAAAGCAAGCAGACAGACGATTAATGATATAGTGGAAAAAGGAAAAACTGTCTATGGAATCAATACTGGTTTTGGAAAACTATCCGATGTGGTGATCAATAAAAATGAACTCAGTAAGTTGCAAGAGAATTTATTAAAATCTCACGCATGTGGAGTAGGGGAGCCATTCACTGAGGAAATAACAAGGGGAATCATGCTGTTACGTATTAATGCATTAGCCAAAGGCTATTCAGGGGTCAGACTAATCACCTTAAACCAACTATTGCTTTATCTAAATAGCGGGATTTTACCGATCATTCCTGAAAAAGGATCTTTAGGTGCAAGTGGCGATCTAGCTCCTTTATCCCATATGGCGTTACCACTAATTGGTTTAGGAGAAGTCTATTATAATGGTACTCGAATGAATACAAATGAAGCACTAAAGATTGTAAATATAGAACCGTTAAATGGGTTACATGCAAAAGAAGGTTTATCTTTAATAAATGGAACTCAAGTAATGACTGCAGTAGGAGCTGTCACAACTTACGATGCAATTCAGTTATCTAAGACACTTGACATAGCGGGAAGCCTTACATTAGAAGCATTGTACGGTATCATTGATGCAATGGATCCTCGAGTACATGAGATAAGAGGACATAAGGGACAGGTTTTAACAGCTAAAAACATTAGAACGCTAACAAAAGGCAGTGAGTATATAACGAGACAAGGTGAGAAACGCGTACAAGATGCCTATTCATTACGTTGTATGCCACAGGTACACGGTGCTAGTAAAGATTCCCTAGAGTATGTAAAATCTAAAATTGAAATAGAGATGAATGCGGCAACGGATAATCCTTTAGTTTTTAATCAGAATGCAGTCATTTCAGGCGGAAACTTTCATGGACAACCAGTAGCACTATGCTTCGACTTTTTAAAAATTGCACTATCTGAGATGGCTAATATTTCAGAACGTCGGATCGAACGACTTGTTAATCCTCAGTTAAATGAGGGACTACCTGCTTTCTTGGTATCAAAAAGCGGGGTAAACTCCGGATTTATGATTATGCAGTATAGTGCAGCATCTTTAGTAAGTGAGAATAAGGTATTAGCGCATCCTGCTAGTGTTGATTCTATTCCATCGAGTGCTAACCAGGAAGACCATGTATCAATGGGAACAATTGCTGCTAGAGGCGCAAGAGACATATTAAATCATGCTAGAACAGTAATCGCCATAGAATTATTAGCGGGAGCACAGGCTATTGATTTACATAAGGCATCTAATATTTTAGGGAAGGGTACACTAGAAGCCTATAAAAAGATAAGAACAGTTGTTTCGTTTGTTGAAGAGGATCAGATTATGTATCCATTTATTGAACAAGTAGAAACTATCATTAAAAATGAACAACTATTGAATGATGTCGAGAATGTAGTAGGACATCTTGACATGTTCTAA
- the ftcD gene encoding glutamate formimidoyltransferase — MKIVQCVPNFSEGQDLEKVETIVNVLKNRENVKLVSYEPDKDYNRTVVTLLGEPNAVKEAVIDLVAETTKYIDLNQHEGEHSRMGATDVIPFIPIRDMEMEECVKLAKETGKKINELYEIPIFLYEEAASSEARQNLAKIRKGQFEGMKDKIKKEEWHPDYGRPEIHKTAGATAVGARVPLVAYNINLDTDDVRIASKIAKAIRHSGGGFRYIKAGPAEIKEKGIVQVTMNITNYKKTSIYRVFETVKMEAKRYGVNVLGSEIIGLVPMEALVESMEYYLSLEGFDMNKVLETNLFN, encoded by the coding sequence ATGAAAATTGTTCAATGTGTTCCAAACTTTTCTGAGGGACAAGATTTAGAAAAAGTAGAAACAATAGTGAACGTATTAAAGAATAGAGAGAACGTTAAATTAGTCAGTTATGAGCCAGATAAGGATTATAACCGTACGGTTGTTACATTATTAGGTGAGCCGAATGCAGTTAAAGAAGCAGTAATTGATTTAGTAGCTGAAACGACTAAATATATTGATTTAAATCAACATGAGGGTGAACATTCACGTATGGGTGCAACCGATGTGATTCCATTTATTCCAATCAGGGATATGGAGATGGAAGAGTGTGTTAAGTTAGCTAAAGAAACTGGGAAAAAAATTAATGAATTATATGAGATTCCAATTTTCTTATATGAAGAAGCAGCTTCCTCAGAAGCACGTCAAAATCTTGCAAAAATCAGAAAAGGGCAATTTGAGGGAATGAAAGACAAAATTAAAAAAGAAGAGTGGCATCCTGACTATGGTCGACCTGAAATTCATAAAACTGCAGGAGCTACAGCAGTAGGGGCAAGAGTACCGTTAGTTGCCTATAACATCAATTTAGATACGGATGATGTCAGGATCGCTTCTAAGATTGCAAAAGCAATTCGTCATTCAGGTGGAGGTTTTAGATATATTAAAGCTGGTCCTGCTGAAATCAAAGAAAAAGGAATCGTTCAGGTAACTATGAACATAACAAACTATAAAAAAACAAGTATTTACCGTGTGTTTGAGACAGTGAAAATGGAAGCAAAGCGTTATGGTGTAAATGTTCTGGGTAGTGAAATCATAGGTCTTGTACCAATGGAGGCGCTTGTCGAGTCAATGGAATATTACCTTTCGCTAGAAGGGTTTGACATGAATAAAGTACTTGAGACAAACTTATTCAATTAA